The Salvia miltiorrhiza cultivar Shanhuang (shh) chromosome 1, IMPLAD_Smil_shh, whole genome shotgun sequence genome has a window encoding:
- the LOC131013921 gene encoding receptor-like protein 11, translated as MERVSSHFLVLALLLPIHYLMDYSSAKNDITDRSSLLALKSQITLDPQNILTQNWSTEASVCNWIGVTCDSHYNRVTQLNISYMGLVGTLPREIGNLSFLVSLNASHNSFHGLIPPSIFNMSFLEVLELKNNSLSSSLPLDMCTHNLHRLKRLRISYNVLFGEIPSSLGQCSQLEYLSLSNNTFTGFVPTEIGNLTKLQMLFLSENKLTGPIPSTIGNLSNLVYLYLSYNNLNGPIPSTIGNLANLVYLHLGYNNLNGQIPYSTIGNLLNLVYLDLGYNNLNGRLPKDICMHNSLQRLKTLHLWENKLEGHIPSSLYQCPQLEIVRLSFNNFCGLESIPRQNGNITLLKELYLRSNNLRGTIPSTIENLSNLSLIDLSDNELNGPIPSTIGNLSNLWWLDLSDNKLNGPIPSIIGNLTNLEYLLLSSNKLNGELPFSMCNFTSLEVLILSNNSLEGSIPQCFRNLSKSLLIFHLNANYFSGLIPSIFIKGCSLQSINLSGNKLRRRLPKSLINCKSLKGLDVGNNRIQDEFPFWMEALPDLRVLVLKSNKFDGNMSLPSRSNLSFSKLQVLDIYLKNISRISEQ; from the exons ATGGAGAGAGTTTCTTCCCATTTTCTCGTCCTTGCACTACTCTTACCAATCCATTATTTGATGGATTATAGCTCAGCCAAAAACGATATCACTGATCGTTCTTCCCTTCTCGCCTTAAAATCCCAAATCACATTAGATCCTCAAAATATATTGACCCAAAATTGGAGCACTGAAGCCAGTGTTTGCAATTGGATCGGAGTTACTTGTGATTCACACTACAATAGGGTGACTCAGTTGAATATATCGTACATGGGTCTTGTCGGAACCCTCCCACGAGAAATCGGGAATCTTTCTTTCCTTGTCTCTTTAAATGCGAGTCACAACTCTTTTCATGGCCTCATTCCCCCATCTATCTTCAACATGTCATTTCTAGAAGTTTTGGAACTAAAGAATAATAGTTTGTCTAGTAGTTTACCTCTTGATATGTGCACACACAATCTGCATAGACTCAAGAGGCTTCGTATATCTTACAATGTGTTGTTTGGGGAAATACCATCGAGTTTGGGGCAGTGTTCACAGCTTGAGTATCTTTCTTTGTCCAACAACACTTTCACTGGATTTGTGCCGACAGAAATTGGGAACTTGACCAAGCTTCAAATGTTGTTCCTTAGTGAAAATAAGTTGACTG gtccaataccatctaCTATTGGAAACCTCTCAAACTTGGTATACTTATATCTTAGTTACAACAATTTAAATG gtccaataccatctaCTATTGGAAACCTCGCAAACTTGGTATACTTACATCTTGGTTACAACAATTTAAATG GTCAAATACCATATTCTACTATTGGAAACCTCTTAAACTTGGTATACTTAGATCTTGGTTACAACAATTTAAATG GTCGGCTACCAAAGGACATTTGCATGCATAATAGCCTTCAAAGACTCAAAACACTTCACCTATGGGAGAACAAATTGGAAGGACATATACCATCAAGTTTGTACCAATGTCCACAACTTGAGATTGTTCGCTTGTCATTTAACAACTTTTGTGGACTTGAGAGTATTCCCAGACAAAATGGGAATATCACACTGCTTAAGGAATTGTACCTTCGTTCGAACAATTTGAGAG GaacaataccatccaccattgagAATCTATCAAATCTGTCGCTAATAGATCTCTCTGACAAcgaattaaatg gtccaataccatccaccattgggaatctatcaaatttgtgGTGGCTAGACCTCTCTGACAACAAATTAAAcg gtccaataccatctaTCATTGGAAATTTAACAAATTTGGAGTATTTATtgctctcttccaacaaattaaatggtgagcttccattctccatgtGCAACTTCACATCCCTTGAGGTTCTGATTctctcaaataacagtttggaaGGGTCAATTCCGCAATGCTTTCGAAACTTGAGCAAATCATTGCTcatatttcatttaaatgcaAATTACTTTAGTGGCCtcattccatcaatatttatcaAAGGGTGTAGTCTTCAGTCCATCAATTTGAGTGGTAATAAATTGCGAAGAAGATTACCTAAATCCTTAATCAATTGCAAAAGTCTAAAGGGCCTCGATGTTGGAAATAATAGAATACAAGATGAATTTCCGTTTTGGATGGAAGCTCTTCCTGATCTTCGAGTGCTCGTTTTGAAGTCTAACAAGTTTGATGGTAACATGTCGCTGCCTTCACGAAGTAACCTTTCATTCTCGAAGTTGCAAGTTTTAGATATATACCTCAAAAATATTTCAAGAATTTCAGAGCAATGA
- the LOC131013928 gene encoding receptor-like protein 19: MDVKENQTNQTPSDGTFLNFLEMRITLKGLDQLLRRLLKTFTTIDLSSNNFSGSIPDSIGNLNSLRYLNLSHNNLMGHIPASLGNISVLESLDVSWNKLDGGIPSELTRLTFLAKLNLSMNDLVGQIPQSTQFSTFENDSYIGNLRLCGFPLTRKCNEENGQRMQPEEQDDEEDEPRWLVEFFFGVGYTYKKNKKKKKKTRKRATPTQRGS; the protein is encoded by the exons ATGGATGTGAAGGAAAatcaaacaaatcaaacacCAAGTGATGGCACCTTTCTAAATTTTTTGGAGATGAGAATCACCTTGAAAGGTCTCGATCAGCTATTGAGGAGATTGTTGAAAACCTTTACAACCATTGACTTATCCTCCAATAATTTCTCTGGTAGTATTCCAGATTCCATAGGTAATCTGAATTCTTTGAGATACTTGAATTTGTCCCACAATAATCTCATGGGACACATACCTGCATCTCTTGGAAATATAAGTGTGCTTGAATCATTGGACGTATCATGGAACAAATTGGACGGAGGAATTCCAAGTGAATTGACGAGGTTGACATTTCTTGCGAAATTAAACCTTTCAATGAATGATCTCGTGGGGCAAATACCACAATCTACTCAGTTTTCCACATTTGAGAATGATTCATACATTGGAAACTTGAGATTGTGTGGATTTCCGTTGACGAGAAAATGCAACGAGGAGAATGGGCAGCGGATGCAGCCAGAAGAAcaagatgatgaagaagatga GCCAAGATGGTTGGTGGAATTCTTTTTTGGTGTTGGATATACATacaagaagaacaagaagaagaagaagaagacaaggaAGAGAGCTACTCCAACACAGAGGGGAAGTTGA